In the genome of Caldisphaera lagunensis DSM 15908, the window ATTTTTAAAAATTAAGAGTATTGAAATTTTCCAAATAACAAAACAAATAGTATTATTAAGTTAAAAATAACTTTTATATTTTTAATCTTTAATTGATTAGAATTCATATATACTAATAAATGCTTTAAGAAAGATATTGCATGAATAATATTACTGAAGTGATATGACTTCACCGTACATGCCATTCTCAGCATGACCTGGGTATGTACATAAATACCAATAATTTCCTGGCGAATTGATTATAAATGTGTATTCATAGCCATATGCATAGTTATTGTTATAATTAGCTGGAGGCAACCAAGTCATATAGAGTCTCATAGAAGGTCCCATACCCCCATTCATGCCAACATAAGGCATAACGTTATATGGATATGGTGGAGGGGTTGTTGTGATAATAAAGTTATGATACATATCATCATCTAAGTTGATAAATAACACATGAATGGTTGAACCTGATGGAACAATTAATGTTGGATTTATTAAACCATAGATTACAAAGACGTCCCCATGAGAATAGGAAGGAACAGTTGAATTTGTCATGTTTGCTGCATCATTACCCATCATAGCTAATACAACCAAATTTATATTATTGTTGTCTATCACAATAGAATTATTATTTTTATATATATGGACATAATTTGGAATTTCATTAGCCAACTCCATTGATTCATTAATAGGATATCTAGTAAAAGATTGAAGGTTATAATAGTTATTTATGTTATTATAATATTCTTTATAATTTAAATAGTATGCAATGCCCGTTATTGATATAGCTAGGCCAAGAGTTAATATTATTGCTAACCAAATTAATTTATTCATTTTTGCTCCCATTATATTCAGAATCCATAGTTAATAAATGTTTTTTAATACTTTTCTTTAAATTATAAAAATAATTATTAGATTTTATTATAATTTAAGGGTTATTTACTTTTTTGTTTTATGTTTCTTGTTTAATTATTTTAATATAAGGTGTTATTCTTTTTTAATTCCAGCCATTATTTTAGCATTTTCTATTAAATCATTTAATCTATTTTTCATATCATTTTTGAGGGCTAATAATTCTGCTGCAGGAGGACCTCCTCCTTGAATTAGACCAACAAGATGAGGTCCTGCAACCCATAGCTGTAAAAGTCTTGCTATTCTTAGCCTTTCTTCAGCAGTGTAATTTTCATTTCCTTTTAAAGCTTCCGCGATCTTATTTGAAAGTCCTTCAATATTTAGATCCTTAGACGAAGGTGCATTAACTGTAATTCCCCCACCTATATCAGCTGACGCTATAATAGCTTCTTTTAGATGTTCAATTGAATCTAATTTGGTTATATTGGCTAATCTAAAATCTGGTATATACTCCCCACTTGGATGTCTATATCCTTTAACCATAGCCGCTAATCCAGCTGCATAAGCAGACTCTCCATGTCTCATGATATCTAAAAGCCTGTCCTGTATGTAACTTGCATTAAGCACACCATTTGCATCTGCCATTAATGCAGCTGAACCAAGGATAACATCGGCAAAACCTGCTTTGCAAGGTCCCCCTCCCGCTCTATGATGAGATACAAAATATTCTATTAATTTGCCTGTAAACTCATATTCTCCGTCCATAAAAACTCTATCATTAGGAACAAAAACATCATCAAAAATTATTAAATATGTATTTCTATGACCAAATGGTAATGGATAATCTATATCTGTTCCAAGATCTTTAGAAACCTTCTTCATTATATCCATTGGGTGCCAACTAGATATAAAATGAACGTTTTTTGTTTCTGGTTTTATTGCAAAAGATACTGCATAGTCTCTTTCATTTTGTTTCATATTTTTTGTTGGTATAACCAATATTTCATCCGCTATTGCAGCACCGGTAATATGCATTTTTGCTCCTCTAACAATTATTCCATCTTTTTTCCTCTCAACTACATGTACATAAGCAAAATCATTTTTTTGTTCCAAAGGTCCTTTTGATCTATTTCCCTTAACGTCTGTCATAGCTGTTTCAACTACCAAATCCTTTGATTGTACATCTTTTAGCCATCTAAGAAATCTTTTGTGATATTCTGTGTTTAACTTAGAATCTATATCATAAGTAGATGCATAAACAGCATTAATTCCATCATGGCCTGTGCATCTATAATTGCAATTACCAATATGAGAATTAAGTATTCTTTGTGATTCTGCTCTCATTATTAAGTCATTTATACTTTTCTCAACATAAACTAATCTATTTATTTCTTCATTATCTTGCATAACCGTTAAAATACCTTTATATTCATTTTTTAAAGATAATTCGTATGTTTTTGTTATAACATTAATTGAGGGCCTTATAACTGGGTTATTTAAAACATCCTCAACCTTTTCTCCTCCAACATAAATATCAATATCTTTTTCTCTTTCTTTTAACCTATTTAAATAATCATTAGAGGTTCCTAACACTATAAGGTCACCATTTAATAGTATGAAAAAGAAAGTTATTAAAGAAATTAAATGAAAAATAATAAATAAAATTAAGACAGACTCTTATAGTTTTGAAATAATTTTTCTTAAATATTTTGTTTTAACAAAATATTAAAAAATTGTATTTCTGAGTAGATATAAATAAGTTCTGTTGGATTTGACTTATACATATTATCTATAGGATTAAATATATACACTTGACTCTAATGTATATAGACAAGTTGAAATAAGCCTTCTTAATTATTGATTTATATTTTATTTAAATGTTTGTTCTTCTTAATTATTGATTTATAAAAATAATAATTGATATATCTTAAGTTTTTTTCAAAAAATTTTTTAATTTGATGTTGAGTAAATTAAAGGGAATCAAAATGTCAAATAGATTTAAAAAAATTATTACATCTAATAAGTTTCAATCAATATTAACTTATGTAGTATTTGTAATAGTAGTAATTTTTTCAACATATCTGAGGTTGCTTCCAGCAATTAATTATGGACTAAAATATTTAAATGAGGCAGATCCATGGGAAAGATATTGGCTATCCCTTTATTTTTATAATCATTTATTTAACTTTGATGGATTAAAGCATGTGACTTTTTGGTGGTATCCAATTGGAAGAAATTTTTTAAAAACTGAATATTTGGGAATGTCAATATTAACTGTTATTATATCAAAAATCCTTGGTTTAGGCCAGTCAAAATTAATTGAAATATTGGGATTGCTTCCAGTTGCTTTTTCGATCATTGCTATGTTAGGAGTTTTCTTTGCTGTTAGTAAGATAACCGGCTCAAAAATTTCTGGTCTTATATCAGCATCTGTAATAGGATTTTATCCAATTATATTGTTTGATCAAACATTTGCAAATTTTCCAGGTAAAAGAATATTTGGTTTTGCACTAATCTCATGGTTTTTATATTTTTTTGCAAGTTCACTGAATGAGAAATATCCATAAAAGTCATGGCAATATACTCTATTTTAGCTGGTATATTTGGAGGATTAGTTGGATGGTTTTGGGGTGGATATGAATATATCGCTTTAATGTTAGCAATATATATCCTTTTAGAACCATTTATATTTAGACCTAATAGGAGAAGTCTTTTGAATTATATTCTTATAATTTTAGGATATACAAGTGTCATAGCCTTATCTCCAACGATTGGATTATCATTTTACACACATAGTGTAGGATTAGGCTTGATTGGAATTATTATGTTGTATTTGGTAGAAGAAGAGATGTGGAGAGTTAAGCTATTAAGGAAAATAAACATAAAGGATAATTTTGATATAAAAGTACATTTATGGTTTATCATTGCTGCATTTGGTATATTGGTTTCATTAATACTTACAGGTTTAATTTCACTACCGAGTAGGGTATTAATAGGATTAGGTATTACGCCAATTAATAGTGTTGTTTCTTTAACAGTAGCAGAATACCAATCAATCACCTTTAGTCAGGCAATGGCAGATTATGGAATTTTATTTTTTGTAACGATAATCGGCCTTATTATGGAATTTTATATCATTTACTTAAATAAAGATAAAATGTCAAGAATAGAAATACTTAAATTAGCTTTGTTTATATATGGATTTATTTTTGTATATACAAGCATAAATGAAGCTTATTTTTTATCTTCTGCTGCGTTTTACTTATCGTTATCTACTGGAGTATCAATAAGTTTATTCCTTTCCTTTAAATCAAAGGAATACAATAAGAAAACAAGAAAAACTATAGAAAAACCTAACTATTCTTCGATAGCTGCTGGAGTTATATTATCTGTTATCGTATTAGGTATGGCATTAAACTATAGCAGATCTGATTATAATACACTGAAATTAATGGCACCAGATATAGAAACTGGTTATTTGGGTCCAATTTCTGTTCCAACATCTAATGGAGGATCGAAAATAATTTCTCCAATAAACTCTGCTTGGTTAGATGCATTGAGTTATATCAAAAATAATACTGATAATAATGCTGTTATAGTATCATGGTGGGATTATGGATATTGGATTGGTGTGTTAGGAAATAGAACAACAGTAGTTGATGGTTCTACAATTAATGGAACTCAAATTCAGATAGTTGCCGATGTTTTTACCTCTACTTTAAATACAAGCTTAGGATATTTAACTCTGCTAAATCTACCAAAGAACGATACATATATAATTACCTATGATATCTTTTTGGGAATCTATAATAATAATACTAACTCAGTTACAATGATACCTTATCCATCCATTTATTCCTTAAACCCAAGTGCAGGTATTTATTCAATAACATATGGTTTAGGAGATATAGCCAAATCATATCAAATGCTTAGAATCGCGTATAAGGTTAATCCAATATTTGGAAATCCATTAACTTCTGCATATTCATCTATATCTACTTATAATAACTATGCTTATTATCAATTCCCAGCTTTTTCTGGAAATCCAAGTAAAAATGTTTCTTTAACGCTTGACACAACAATTTATAATCTCATGTTATATGGGATTAGTGTATTAAATAATTACAGCAATTTAGGATATGGAGCTTCTTTTCTTAAAAATGTTAAATCCTTTACTCCTGCATCTGTAAGTTATATAGATCCCACAAATGGTAATTTAGTATTGCAGCCTATTAATGCTCCAAATCCCACAAATTATTATAAACCTGTAAAGATATTTGTATCAATTCCTTATTCATGGAATGTATCAAGCTATGGTAATACTTATTTCTATGCTGTTGTTGTATTTTTATACAAAGCACAATTATAATTTTTCAATTTTTAATGCAATTTGATTTTAAATTAAATTTTATAGAAACATTATAGCAAAAATTTAGATAATTGATTTTTAGTTAATTTAATATATTAATAACATAATTAATGATATGTTAAATTAGATAGCAAACATTAAAATAAGAGTTAAAACTTTGTTAAGAAATTTGCAAAATACTTTTTAAATTTAGCTTGGGATTTTTGGAAGAAAAGTTCTATTAATTATTATCAAAGCTATGGCTAATATCATTAGAACTATTGCCAATATTATTGCAATATTAATTGCTTTCCATGAATTTCCAAAAATTATTGGAATTGGTCCAATCATTATTATACCTCCTACTTCAAATTTTTGGGTAATGTTTTGTTGAATTGATGAATAAATTGTACCTGAAAATATAACTAGCATACCAATAACTATTAAAGTAAATCCTATTATTAACCAGGTAGTTATGTTTGCCAATTTTCATCATTTTAATTACGATATAAGAAAAGATTAAATAGTTTTATTTTAGCAGTTTAAGTATTTACACAAAACTAAAGTTAACCCTTTAGGGTAGGAGAAAGTAAGCAGTTATTAATTGATAACATTCTTATTTTTGTAAATCTTTAATATTTATTCCATCTTGCTTTCAGCTATACTTTTATCAGGTTCAACAACCACTGCTGTACCATAGGCTATAATTTCATCCATAGTTTCAGCTACTTCATTCGAATCTAGCCTAAAGCTTATTATCGCATTTGCTCCTAATCCTTTTGCATGAGTTATCATTCTTTCTATGGCTTGAACTCTAGATTGCTCTGACATTTCAGTAAACTCTTTTATTTCTCCTCCAGCTATACTCCTTAGACTTGCTAAAATTCTACCCCCAAGCCCCCTTGATCTAACTGTTATGCCAAGACAAATACCTAGAACTTTTGTTACTTTATATCCTGGTATATAAGGAGTTGTTGAGACCATTACATCTTTTTCAGATACGCTCATAACAAATCCCGATAATTTATTTGAAATTTAAAGTTTAAAAATTTACGGTTTTAATTAATAAAAATTAGTTTATTAATATAGGAAATTAAAAGCATAAATTTTAGTATATGTATAAAACAAATCGAGGATGGTGAAAAGATGTCATATATTGATAAGAATAAGGAAAGGTTGGAACAAGAAGGATTAAAAAAGCTGGAAGAAATATATAAAGTTTTTAAGGAGAAAATAGATAATGATTATAAAAGTAAAATTGATGAATTGAAAAGCAAATATGATTTATTAGTAGAAGAATTTGCAAAAAGATTATCTTAATTAGAACACTCTTTTTAGAATGCTATCCTTCCAATTAACATAAAAACAATTGCTAAAGTTATTAAAATTATTGCCAATATAATAGCTATTTTTGCAGCCCTCCATGAATTTCCGAAAATTATTGGAATTGGCCCAATCATTATTACCCCTCCGACCTCAGATTTTTGAGTTTGGTCTTTTTTTGATGATGAATAAATAGTGCCAATAAGTATAACTAAGAATCCAATCATTATTAGAGCAATTCCTATTGTTAGCCATATGGCAATATCTGGCATAGTTTCACCTATTATAATATTTTTAGATAAAAGCTTAATAATTTAATTATTTGCCTAATTCTGGTATTTTCATTAAATTTTTAATATCTAAAGGAATTTTATCAAGATATTTTCTTAAGAGTTCCACATCTTCATGATATTTTCTATACTTATCATTAAGCATTCTCGGTATACCATCAATTATAGGATACCATCTACCACAATTCTTGCATATAATAATACCATCAATTACATCTAAATTAACACATCTCTTGCATATATCAATAGGAACTTCATTAGCTGGTTTTTTCTGAAAAGCACACTTTTCTTTACATTTAATTTTTTCTGGATCTATATCAACCTTATCTTCCTTTACGTTTAGTTCATATAGCATTAAATTGTCACTTTTACATTCAGGGCAGGCTAGCAATTCAAAGAAATAGTATCTCATTTACATCACCTTATACATCTCTCTTTAACATATTTTATTGTATCGTTGATAATTTTTTCAATTTTTTCTTTATCTTTTGCTTCTCCAGTTATCCTCAATATGGGTTCAGTACCACTTGGTCTAACAAGTAACCAAAAATCATCTCCAAAAACCTTTACCCCATCAATCGTAATCATTCTATAAGATGAGTATTTTTCTTTAACTGCTTCTACACCACATAAGGCCTGTTCTCTATTAGCTTCTATTTTTGCTTTAATTGCATAATATTGTGGAAGCTTATTATAAATATTATTTAATGTTTCATTAGTTTCAGAGAGCATGTATAGAGTTAATGCAATTGTCATAGCTCCATCCCTTACCACATGATGGGGTACGTGCAAATAACCCCCATTATCTTCGAAACCACTAATGGCATCATTGTTTTTAGTTATTTCCCTAGCTATGGTAACACTCCCAACAGGCGTCCAAGCTACATCAATTCCCTTAGGTTTTAGATATTCTTCTACAAGTATACTGCTCGAAACAGCTGTATACGTTTTCTTATTATAATTTTTCCATATTTTAGATGAAAATTCTGTTAACAATGCGCCCGTTCTATCTCCCCATTGTATTCTTCCCTCATTATCTAATACCATCGCTCTATCAGCATCTCCATCATGAGCAAAACCTGCATCTGCTTTAATTAATTTTATATAATTTAATGTGTTCTGCAATGTTTCTGCATTTGGTTCAGGATTCCTTCCTGGAAAATATGGATCTAAGTTACAATTTACTGTAAAGGCTTTTACACCTAATTTTCTTAATAATAATGGAGAAGTTAAAGATCCAACACTATTAGCACAATCAACAACAACTTTAAAGTTTTTCTTAGCAATTTTTTCTACATCAACCTGGTTAATTATAGCATCTATGTAAATATCAATTATATCATCCCTACTCTTTACAAAATTATCATAAGATCTCCATTCCATTTTTGACAAATAATTGTTAAAATAATAGTTTTCTATAATATCTTCATTCTCATGGGGTATTTCTATCCCATCGCTTGATATAACTTTAATTCCATTATATTCAGGTGGATTATGGCTTGCGGTAATCATAACTCCACCATCAAAACCCAAAGACTTTATTCCATATTGTAAAGCTGGTGTTGGAAGTAGGCCTGCATCGTAAACTTTGATTCCCTCAGCAAGTAGGCCTGCAGTTAATGATCTAACAACCATATCCCCACCTAACCTTACATCCCTTCCAATAAGTAATCTAGAACCTTTTCCAAAGTATGCTCCTATTGCATGGCCCATCCTTAATGAAAATTCTGGCGTTATTAGCTCTCCTACAATACCTCTTACTCCATCTGTTCCAAAAAGCCTGGCCAATTTTAATTCCCCAATTTCTAATTCTTGTTTTAGGTTAATTTATTTAAATGGCTTTTTCCATAAGTTTTGATGATATAAAACATGTAATATCCCATGACTTGAATTTATATCCGTGGTATAATCTTATTTGTTTATATGCATATTTTTTAGTTTTTTCATTAAAATCTCCATGAGCAAATGCTCCTATTCCAATGGGCATTTTCTTTTCTAATGCTATATTTATTAGATCATCTACGCTATGTTCCTCACCATTTTCAGTTAATAGCAAAATTTTTTTATCATTTAAGAATTCATCAAGGTTTTTTGATACTAAATAAATTAATGGTTTTTCTTCATTTGGAGGAACTTTATTATAAATTAATAGCTGTGACATCAGCCCTTTAAATCTATCATAATTTTTGGGTATTCTAATATCATTAGAAAATTTAAAAACTCTCCCATCGTAGACATGCATATATACATCCACTTTACCATCAATGACAAAGGGTTTTTCTAATATGTTAAGTAATGAATTGTGTATAATATCAGGTCTTCCTCTTTTTTTAAAATCTTTAAGTTTAAGCATATCCTTATAATGAAAATTTATATCCAAAATGCTAGAATTTGATTTGATTTTTCTCTTTTTTATAATCTCTTTAGGTATCAATTCTAAAGCGCTTTCAAGATATATAATATCTATTTTCCCCAAAGCTCTTTCCTCCTTGCTTCTAATTGATCTATTGGGTATCCCATAAATTCCGCTGCTGTTATTAAAGAAACACCATTATCGTTTGCTAATTTATAGTGATCCTTCAATATGTCTTTATAGTGTATGTCTCTTAACAAATGATGATCAGCAATTATAATTTTTGAAACGTGTTTTTCTATAAGACTCTTCATATTTTCAAGGCCTTTTTCTACTGATTCTTGAGAAACCTTATAGCCTGCAAAATATGTAGGGGGTCCACTAATTATTAATAGCTCTGCACCTTTCCACTCAATTAACTTTTCTAATGCCTCTTGATTACCTGGTCCTTGAGTATCGCTTCCAAATATTATAGATTGATCGTTACATATAATCCTAGCCATAACTAGCTTTCCAACCTTTGTTTTATCTTCTCCATGCCATAATGCGTTTGAAAATTCTAATTTTAAATCCCCAAAATCAAATTTATTATTATCAGCTATATTTACATTTGCCTTGTTCTGAACTTCATTATCAATTAAAAACACCTTTGCTCTATATGATTGGCTCCTATTTACATTCTTTTTTGGATCTTTAATAAATAATGTTTTTCCATAATAAAGATTTGGTTTATCTTTAATATAGTGATCATAATGATAATGAGTTATTATTATATAATCAGATATGTTTATTGCATTTTCTATTTCTAACAAAACTTTACTTAATCTTTCTAACTCGATTTTATGAGGCGGTAGTCCATATCTTCTTGGGGCTAATGAGGCTCCTAGATCAATACCAATATTTTTATTGCATACATTTACAAATGTTGCCAATGATCTAACTCCGAAACTATCTGAACCTAAAATTGATACATTAAATTTACCAATTTTTATAAATTTCAAACTTATCCCCCTTATATTAAATTTTATTAAGGATATTTTTAGTTTATTTAAAGCATATAAGGATTATTTGTTTATTATACTCTTTTTTCACTAATTCCTTTATGTAAATAGGAGGCTTTATCTTGAATCGTGTATTAATTTTTAGCTTTCTGTTTTTATTCACATTATATCATGTATTTTACATAAATTAAAACATTAATTATTTATTAGCAAAAAGTAATTAACCCCTAACTTCTATATGTGCCCTCTTAGCTGCTTCCAGATATTCATCAAATGTTAATGGTAACCAGGCTTTAAGCATATTATAATTTTCTTTTGTGACATATTTAACTCCTCCTTCATCTTTTGAATCCTTTATAATTTCACGATATGCTCTTGATATTCTATCTTTCTTTGTCATAGTTGATATAATAGCCTTTGTTATATCTCCATTGTATAAATACCTAGTTTTTAATAATATTTCTATTATTCTATTTATCCTTTCAGGAACCCCAATAACCGAACCC includes:
- a CDS encoding plastocyanin/azurin family copper-binding protein; this encodes MNKLIWLAIILTLGLAISITGIAYYLNYKEYYNNINNYYNLQSFTRYPINESMELANEIPNYVHIYKNNNSIVIDNNNINLVVLAMMGNDAANMTNSTVPSYSHGDVFVIYGLINPTLIVPSGSTIHVLFINLDDDMYHNFIITTTPPPYPYNVMPYVGMNGGMGPSMRLYMTWLPPANYNNNYAYGYEYTFIINSPGNYWYLCTYPGHAENGMYGEVISLQ
- a CDS encoding 4-hydroxyphenylacetate 3-hydroxylase N-terminal domain-containing protein, giving the protein MLGTSNDYLNRLKEREKDIDIYVGGEKVEDVLNNPVIRPSINVITKTYELSLKNEYKGILTVMQDNEEINRLVYVEKSINDLIMRAESQRILNSHIGNCNYRCTGHDGINAVYASTYDIDSKLNTEYHKRFLRWLKDVQSKDLVVETAMTDVKGNRSKGPLEQKNDFAYVHVVERKKDGIIVRGAKMHITGAAIADEILVIPTKNMKQNERDYAVSFAIKPETKNVHFISSWHPMDIMKKVSKDLGTDIDYPLPFGHRNTYLIIFDDVFVPNDRVFMDGEYEFTGKLIEYFVSHHRAGGGPCKAGFADVILGSAALMADANGVLNASYIQDRLLDIMRHGESAYAAGLAAMVKGYRHPSGEYIPDFRLANITKLDSIEHLKEAIIASADIGGGITVNAPSSKDLNIEGLSNKIAEALKGNENYTAEERLRIARLLQLWVAGPHLVGLIQGGGPPAAELLALKNDMKNRLNDLIENAKIMAGIKKE
- a CDS encoding TIGR00304 family membrane protein, with amino-acid sequence MANITTWLIIGFTLIVIGMLVIFSGTIYSSIQQNITQKFEVGGIIMIGPIPIIFGNSWKAINIAIILAIVLMILAIALIIINRTFLPKIPS
- a CDS encoding YbjQ family protein — translated: MSVSEKDVMVSTTPYIPGYKVTKVLGICLGITVRSRGLGGRILASLRSIAGGEIKEFTEMSEQSRVQAIERMITHAKGLGANAIISFRLDSNEVAETMDEIIAYGTAVVVEPDKSIAESKME
- a CDS encoding TIGR00304 family membrane protein codes for the protein MPDIAIWLTIGIALIMIGFLVILIGTIYSSSKKDQTQKSEVGGVIMIGPIPIIFGNSWRAAKIAIILAIILITLAIVFMLIGRIAF
- a CDS encoding Trm112 family protein; the protein is MRYYFFELLACPECKSDNLMLYELNVKEDKVDIDPEKIKCKEKCAFQKKPANEVPIDICKRCVNLDVIDGIIICKNCGRWYPIIDGIPRMLNDKYRKYHEDVELLRKYLDKIPLDIKNLMKIPELGK
- the glmM gene encoding phosphoglucosamine mutase, whose translation is MARLFGTDGVRGIVGELITPEFSLRMGHAIGAYFGKGSRLLIGRDVRLGGDMVVRSLTAGLLAEGIKVYDAGLLPTPALQYGIKSLGFDGGVMITASHNPPEYNGIKVISSDGIEIPHENEDIIENYYFNNYLSKMEWRSYDNFVKSRDDIIDIYIDAIINQVDVEKIAKKNFKVVVDCANSVGSLTSPLLLRKLGVKAFTVNCNLDPYFPGRNPEPNAETLQNTLNYIKLIKADAGFAHDGDADRAMVLDNEGRIQWGDRTGALLTEFSSKIWKNYNKKTYTAVSSSILVEEYLKPKGIDVAWTPVGSVTIAREITKNNDAISGFEDNGGYLHVPHHVVRDGAMTIALTLYMLSETNETLNNIYNKLPQYYAIKAKIEANREQALCGVEAVKEKYSSYRMITIDGVKVFGDDFWLLVRPSGTEPILRITGEAKDKEKIEKIINDTIKYVKERCIR
- a CDS encoding hydrolase, which encodes MKFIKIGKFNVSILGSDSFGVRSLATFVNVCNKNIGIDLGASLAPRRYGLPPHKIELERLSKVLLEIENAINISDYIIITHYHYDHYIKDKPNLYYGKTLFIKDPKKNVNRSQSYRAKVFLIDNEVQNKANVNIADNNKFDFGDLKLEFSNALWHGEDKTKVGKLVMARIICNDQSIIFGSDTQGPGNQEALEKLIEWKGAELLIISGPPTYFAGYKVSQESVEKGLENMKSLIEKHVSKIIIADHHLLRDIHYKDILKDHYKLANDNGVSLITAAEFMGYPIDQLEARRKELWGK